A region of the Candidatus Methylacidithermus pantelleriae genome:
ACGGGCCCAAGTGATGGGGGAGAGGAGATGTCGGTTGTGGAACTGAAGGAGGCGATGGAGCGGGGGGAGGACTTTCTTTTGATTGATGTGCGAGAACCTCACGAATATGAGCTCGCTCGCATCCCTGGGTCCCAGCTGATTCCTTTGGGAGAGCTTCCGGCCCGTCTTCACGAGCTGGATGCCGCCAAGCTCGTCGTCGTCCACTGCAAGACCGGTGGACGCAGCGCCCGGGCCTGTCGCTTGTTGCGAGAAGCAGGGTTTCGACGGGTGAAAAATCTCGCCGGTGGCATTGAAGCGTGGAGCCAAACCATTGACCCTTCCGTTCCCAGGTACTAGCCGGCTGGAAAAGGCGCAACGAATGCGTGAACTCGGATGGGCGGGTCCACAGGGCCGATGGTGGGACATCCCTTTCCTTTACCTGAAACGGCGGCCAGGCTGAGGTTCAGGAGATTGGACGGTTTGGCCCGCTTTGTCGTTACTCTTGCTTGGGAGGGGGAAACTTGCTCGAGGGCCTGGGCTTGGGGTTTGTCTCTTTTGTCCCTCACCCTTTTTTGGTTGTGCGTTCTCGCTTACATCCATGACCTGCTACAAAGGGCGTCGTTAGGCAAGAGAAAAGCCTTTCGTCGGGAATGGCTTGCACTGGTCGGCGTTGTCGAAGAAAGGGCCTTGGGAGGAAGCACTTGCGGCGGTAAAGCCTTGGGCAAGCTTACGAGGTGAGGAGAGAAAAGCAAAAAGCTTTATCCATAAGGGCCAATGGTCCCGGGATCCGGAAAAAGAGAGTTGTGGTGCGACAAGGAGGGAATTTTCCCAGCCAGGAAACGAAGGGAGCACGTCAGGGAAGATGGAAAAAAAACAAGGACCGGCTTGCGGTTGATCGCTTCATGGCTTGTTAGTATCGTTTAGAGCGGGTAATCGAATGGCACACGGTTCAATGGCTGGATGTTTGGGTGAAGGAGGGAGACGACCATGGCAGCTGAGCTCATTCTTCCAGAAACGATTGAACAGGAGGACGTAGAATCTAAGGTTCGTGATGCCTTTGAGCGGTTGTGGGGCGTCGTGGTATGGAACGATCCGGTCAATCTCATGAGCTATGTGGTGTACGTCTTTCAGCGGGTACTCAATATGAGTAAACAACTAGCCACGCATCATATGCTGGAGGTGCACCACAAAGGCAAAAGCGTTGTAGCCCGGGAGACGCGTGAAAAAGCAGAGCTCATCGTTCACCAGTTGCAATCCTATGGACTGCAAGCCACTATGGAGCGGGTGTGAGAGTCCGACAGATCGAAGGTAAGCTAGCCTTGGAACTGGAGGGTCCAGAAAAGGAGGCCCTGTGGGTTTCTCTTCTGGCCCTTCGAGACCATTACCGAACGGAGCTGGCCGAGCTTCCTGAGCCCCTGCAACGGTACTGGGTGGGATCGGTGAGCCGTGAGTCTCTCCAGGGGGCAGAGGGGGAAGAAGCCGGCGAACTCCTTAAAGAAACCCGGCTAAGCTGGAGATCGGAGCGGGCAGAGCTGGTGGAACAATGGTTGCAGCGACTCCGGCCGATCCCGGGGACGGGAAGGTCAGGTCTTCTTTTGGAAAAGGAAGAACTCGATATTTTTCTTTCCATCATCAACGATCGGAGATTGACCCTTGCCGTGGAACACGGAATCGGCGAGGAGGAGATGAATCGAAATCCCCTTTGGGTGAGTTCCCGTGCGCTCCAAAGAGCGCTTTGGGAAATCCACTTTCTAGCGTATCTCCAGGAGACACTACTCTCGTTTCTTTCAGGTTCGTAGGGCAGAGAGGGAGACAGGACGGAGTCTCCAGATGTGTTGCACGTATTCTTGGACCGTCCGGTCGCTGGAAAACTTGCCGATCCGAGCTACATGCAGGAGGGATTTGGTTATCCAGCTTTTCCGGTCCACATAGACACGGAAAGCCTCTTCTCGTGTCTGGGCGTAGGCGTCAAAGTCAGCCATCACAAAAAAGGGGTCTCCTTTTTCCAAAAGGGTCTCTCGCAACGGGACCAACCTGTCGGCGGGCTCTCCCGGCAGGAAATCAGGGCTTAGAGTGAGCCAGTCCAGCGCTTCCCGCAACGGCGGGTTTTTCCCATAAACATCCCATGGCGAATATCCTTCCTGTATGAGTTCGGCAATCCTTTCCGCTCGTAATCCAAAAAGGAAGAGATTTTCTTGGCCCACCTCTTCGGCAATTTCAATGTTAGCACCGTCCCAGGTTCCTAAGGTCACCGCGCCGTTTAAGGCCAGTTTCATATTACCGGTGCCGGATGCCTCTCGACCGGCCGTGGAGATCTGTTCGGAAATTTCTGCTGCTGGGATAATCTTTTGCGCTAGCGACACCCCATAATCTGGCAAAAAGACCACCCGCAGTTTTTCGCGGACACGAGGATCTCGTTCGATTTTGTGAGCAACCGCGTGAATTGCTTTGATGATACACTTGGCGATTTCATAGCCTGGGGCTGCTTTTCCCGCAAAAAGGATAAGAACAGGATGCGGGAGGTAATCGGGATTTTCCAGGAGCTTGCGATAGAGAGCGACGATGTGCAGAAGATTCAGATGTTGCCGTTTGTATTCATGGATTCGCTTAATTTGTACGTCCACAGTAGCGTGCTCGTCCACGCGAACCCCGCAGAGTCTTCCAATCAGCTTGGCAAGCTCTTTTTTATTTTGTTCTTTGGCCTTCCAGAAAGCCTCTTGAAATCCTGGGTCCTCAAGAAGGCCTTCCAGCTGCCGTAGCTCTTCCAGATCATGAACCCACCGGTCCCCGATGGCAGCTGTAATGACCTTGGCCAAAGGGGGGTTGGCTAGAAGAAGCCAGGAACGGGGGCTAATCCCATTGGTTTTATTGTGAAACCGCTCGGGGAACATGAGGTGGAAATCTCGAAAGAGCCGATCGCACAAAAGTCTTGAGTGGAGAGCCGAAACGCCATTGACGGCAAAGCTTCCCAGCACGGCCAAGTGCGCCATCCGAACCATTTTGGGAGAACCCTCTTCGATGAGCGAAAGGTTCCTTTTACGCTCCACAACCCCCGGCCATCGTTTTTCTACCTCTTGGAGAAAATGGTGGTTGATCTCATAAATGATTTCGAGGTGACGCGGCAGGACCTTTTCGAAAAGGGGGACGCTCCATTTTTCTAAGGCTTCCGGCAAAAGCGTGTGATTGGTGTAGGCAAAGGTTCGGGTGGTGATCTGCCAGGCTTTCTCCCACGAAACCCCTTCTCGATCCACAAGAAGCCGCATAAGCTCGGCTACAGCTAGAGCGGGATGCGTATCGTTGAGTTGAATGGTTGCCACATCCGGGAGAACTTCCCATTCCTCGTGAAGCCGCCGGAAGCGCCGCAAGATATCCTGTAGGGAGCAAGACACAAAAAAGTACTGCTGGACAAGCCGGAGTTCCTTGCCGCTTTCCGTTTTGTCATTGGGATAGAGGATCTTGGAGATCGTTTCGCAGAAAGTCTTTTCTCGGACGGCTTCAAAATATCCCCCTTGGTTAAACGCTTCTAGATCGAGCTCTTCGGGGGGATGGGAGCTCCAAAGCCGGACGAAATTGACGGTTGGATTTCTGTGGCCTGGTACAGGAAGGTCGTGACCAATCCCAATGATCTCCTTGGTGTGCACCCATCGGGAGTTTCTGGTTTGTTGCCCTTGTTCTAACCTTCCATAGAGGGGCACCT
Encoded here:
- the clpS gene encoding ATP-dependent Clp protease adapter ClpS, whose translation is MAAELILPETIEQEDVESKVRDAFERLWGVVVWNDPVNLMSYVVYVFQRVLNMSKQLATHHMLEVHHKGKSVVARETREKAELIVHQLQSYGLQATMERV
- a CDS encoding DUF2017 family protein encodes the protein MRVRQIEGKLALELEGPEKEALWVSLLALRDHYRTELAELPEPLQRYWVGSVSRESLQGAEGEEAGELLKETRLSWRSERAELVEQWLQRLRPIPGTGRSGLLLEKEELDIFLSIINDRRLTLAVEHGIGEEEMNRNPLWVSSRALQRALWEIHFLAYLQETLLSFLSGS
- a CDS encoding glycogen/starch/alpha-glucan phosphorylase; this translates as MTGQLSPSVFAQAKTASGFRDAILFYLRAHLARTPKGASLRDWWMATALAVRDRIVERLLRTQDAYKRRRVRSLYYLSMEYFPGKLLKSYLASEGLLETAAEALETLGLDLDRLSEEERDMGLGNGGLGRLAWCLMESLATLGYPAIGYGIYYEFGAFRQRFENGHQIEEPDEWRERGDPWTILRPSRSHKVPLYGRLEQGQQTRNSRWVHTKEIIGIGHDLPVPGHRNPTVNFVRLWSSHPPEELDLEAFNQGGYFEAVREKTFCETISKILYPNDKTESGKELRLVQQYFFVSCSLQDILRRFRRLHEEWEVLPDVATIQLNDTHPALAVAELMRLLVDREGVSWEKAWQITTRTFAYTNHTLLPEALEKWSVPLFEKVLPRHLEIIYEINHHFLQEVEKRWPGVVERKRNLSLIEEGSPKMVRMAHLAVLGSFAVNGVSALHSRLLCDRLFRDFHLMFPERFHNKTNGISPRSWLLLANPPLAKVITAAIGDRWVHDLEELRQLEGLLEDPGFQEAFWKAKEQNKKELAKLIGRLCGVRVDEHATVDVQIKRIHEYKRQHLNLLHIVALYRKLLENPDYLPHPVLILFAGKAAPGYEIAKCIIKAIHAVAHKIERDPRVREKLRVVFLPDYGVSLAQKIIPAAEISEQISTAGREASGTGNMKLALNGAVTLGTWDGANIEIAEEVGQENLFLFGLRAERIAELIQEGYSPWDVYGKNPPLREALDWLTLSPDFLPGEPADRLVPLRETLLEKGDPFFVMADFDAYAQTREEAFRVYVDRKSWITKSLLHVARIGKFSSDRTVQEYVQHIWRLRPVSLSALRT